From Candidatus Cloacimonadota bacterium, one genomic window encodes:
- the lptB gene encoding LPS export ABC transporter ATP-binding protein — translation MNRIETKNLVKIYGKRRVVNNVSITVQQGEVVGILGPNGAGKSTTFYMILGLIKANQGKVFFNEKDIVKLPMYKRAQLGIGYLAQEPSIFHKLTVEKNIMAILETIKISKKERKQKLEEYLSELNLTDLAKQKAYTLSGGERRKLEITRSLVTNPSFMLMDEPFAGVDPLAVADIQDIIRKLREKNIGILVTDHNVLETLKITERAYIIYNGEILFSGTSRELVNDEKAREVYLGERFTNPFGNEL, via the coding sequence ATGAATAGAATAGAAACGAAGAATTTAGTAAAGATCTACGGTAAGAGACGGGTTGTAAATAATGTCAGTATTACCGTTCAGCAAGGTGAAGTTGTCGGGATTTTGGGACCAAACGGAGCCGGTAAATCCACGACATTTTATATGATCCTGGGTTTGATCAAGGCTAATCAGGGAAAGGTTTTTTTTAATGAAAAAGATATCGTTAAACTCCCGATGTATAAACGAGCTCAACTGGGAATCGGTTATCTTGCTCAGGAACCTTCTATCTTCCATAAATTAACTGTTGAGAAGAATATTATGGCAATCTTGGAAACGATAAAAATTTCAAAAAAAGAGAGAAAACAGAAACTGGAAGAATATTTATCGGAACTGAATCTTACCGATTTGGCAAAGCAGAAAGCATATACTCTTTCAGGCGGAGAACGAAGAAAATTGGAAATAACCAGGTCTCTGGTAACCAATCCTTCTTTTATGCTGATGGATGAGCCTTTTGCCGGAGTTGATCCTTTGGCAGTTGCGGACATTCAGGATATAATCCGAAAATTAAGAGAAAAAAATATAGGAATACTGGTTACGGATCACAATGTTTTAGAAACTTTGAAAATAACGGAAAGGGCTTATATTATTTATAACGGTGAAATCCTGTTTTCAGGAACATCACGGGAGTTAGTAAATGATGAAAAAGCCCGGGAAGTGTATTTAGGTGAAAGATTCACAAATCCGTTCGGGAATGAATTATGA